Proteins encoded within one genomic window of Besnoitia besnoiti strain Bb-Ger1 chromosome II, whole genome shotgun sequence:
- a CDS encoding hypothetical protein (encoded by transcript BESB_038450), with product MPCTPSGEEAAATPRGGVGVDRQTSLREEDSSETRKRSANGARVDAEWDAGIAEMPESFQVPRWNVMLQDALEACFNKGVPLPTRSASTCKELQTITDESFVHKQFIRDSDGILYKLESTAPFPASPTSCSSPSFSSPASSPSARLSPGLAPAVSASPSSSAASRASAAPSCVCGVCREAADSLAKEGSVGEKKRRCLDGGWCDAGEEPPVYVQPSQLLLYVAYPHFQGVWSSGASEVLLHFLSGKELANCKVMALDRAACRYDLLIEISNLPQSPELRSELALQLSRLRLRLQCGPLQRFFRSHMRQRAEGDSRQPRKRKPDTVKRVVLRDGEAVYLYSTVEPKTAAKAPQRPHAEGEGGAEENGEAAEAPTGGSEATRKLLHVVFCWATERLSACDAVVARWCVEDVAQVIRHALELPDTPCGADAPLSAAFSSQLPPRVLEFEAAAGTKSAPSDPPSAASPPLCLSLSVECDAAFAPSLPSMTRCIRALALSEIPLRSWF from the exons aTGCCATGCACTCCCAgtggcgaggaagcggccgcgacgcctcgcggTGGAGTGGGGGTGGATAGACAGACTTCGCTACGCGAAGAGGACAGCAGCGAAACTCGAAAAAGAAGCGCAAACGGAGCTCGAGTTGACGCAGAGTGGGATGCTGGCATTGCGGAGATGCCTGAGTCTTTCCAGGTTCCACGATGGAACGTGATGCTGCaagacgcgctggaggcctgcTTCAACAA AGGCGTCCCCCTCCCGactcgcagcgcctccacgtgCAAAGAGCTGCAGACGATCACGGATGAGAGCTTCGTCCACAAACAGTTCATTCGCGACTCCGATGGCATTCTTTACAAACTCGAATCCACTGCGCCCTTCCCGGCGTCTCCGACGTCGTGCAGCTCACCGAGTTTCTCTTCgccagcctcctcgccgagtgcgcgcctgtcgccgggCCTCGCCCCggccgtctccgcttcgccgtcaagttctgcggcttcgcgtgcctccgccgcgccctcgtgcgtgtgcggcgtctgtcgcgaagccgcagattcgctggcgaaggagggaagcgtcggcgaaaaaaaaaggcggTGTCTCGATGGCGGGTGgtgcgacgccggcgaggaacCTCCCGTGTACGTACAGccctcgcagctgctgctctaCGTCGCCTATCCGCACTTCCAAGGCGTCTGGTCTTCTGGTGCCTCTG AGGTTTTGCTTCACTTTCTGTCCGGCAAGGAGCTCGCGAACTGCAAGGTGATGGCGCTTGACCGCGCAGCCTGTCGCTACGATCTTCTCATCGAAATTTCCAATCTCCCCCAGTCTCCCGAACTCCGTAG CGAATTAGCCCTGCagctctcgcgtctgcggctgcgactGCAGTgcgggcctctgcagcgatTTTTCCGCTCG CACATGCGCCAGCGCGCTGAGGGCGAcagccggcagccgcgcaagCGGAAACCCGACACAGTCAAGAGAGTCGTTCTGCGGGACGGTGAAGCCGTTTACCTCTACTCCACAGTCGAGCCAAAGACTGCCGCCAAGGCGCCCCAGCGCCCgcacgccgagggcgagggcggcgcggaagaaaacggcgaggccgcggaggcgccgacgggCGGCTCAGAAGCCACGAGGAAACTTCTACACGTG GTTTTCTGTTGGGCGACTGAGCGCCTGAGCGCCTGCGATGCAGTCGTCGCCCGCTGGTGTGTGGAG GACGTCGCGCAGGTCATTCGGCACGCCCTCGAGCTGCCTGACaccccctgcggcgccgacgcgcctctgtcagcggccttctcttcgcagcttcctcctcgcgtcctTG AGTttgaagctgctgcaggtaCGAAGTCCGCGCCTTCTGATCCGCCCTCGGCCGCGTCCCCACCACTTTGTTTGTCGCTGA GCGTCGAGTGCgacgcggcgttcgcgccttcgctgccttcaaTGACGCGATGTATTCGCGCGTTGGCGCTCTCTGAAATCC CTCTGCGTTCGTGGTTCTAG
- a CDS encoding zinc finger, C3HC4 type (RING finger) domain-containing protein (encoded by transcript BESB_038460), with protein sequence MTDLYAFSRILFSLKYAWDGEARGSKAYTRNPQEGETMQDPAQVRAPRQREQKPNGRDDEATEACESRQKRRRTGVTSETENANKYGEGRREDNTREPDSGEGGQRRVSTPWLLASLLLEECPFDVLESETEEELLLHRIAALPRPPQLRAAVAAELFPPLLRGSSCPRSSSPVRSAIQPSSKGSVSSASSSSARVRRAWSSASLSQTASATSSSESPRRAPSVSSAESFSSSSSPHSRLPPPSLSRRAAADSKEWAPSESVSGASESASPPSSLSLSSASSASRSLSALPATTALQLDGGLSSEPLSLSSFVSEALSRASLSAESRHGSASTGRQDGGLDEDATAPTSPDQTQRMPALAADSWRASMSGSLAASASAACRSVAPASAGSASPSPRLWLPPGSAADASGSRAAATAKALSVTSPASPLAWSPAASMPAETALSPTQLPPPA encoded by the coding sequence ATGACGGATCTGTATGCTTTCAGCAGAATTTTATTTTCTCTCAAATATGCATGGGATGGAGAGGCAAGAGGGAGCAAGGCATACACCAGGAATCCacaggagggagagacgatGCAGGATCCAGCGCAAgtgagggcgccgcggcagagggagCAGAAACCTAACGGCAGAGATgacgaggcgacggaggcatGCGAGTCCAGACagaagcgccggcgcacaGGCGTGACAAGCGAAACGGAAAATGCAAATAAATATGGAGAGGGGCGTAGGGAAGATAATACCCGCGAGCCAGACTCAGGAGAGGGAGGACAGCGGCGCGTTTCAACACCGTGGctgctcgcgtcgctgcttctcgaggAGTGTCCCTTTGATGTGCTGGAGTCTGAGACAGAAGAAGAGCTCCTTTTGCATCGGattgcggcgctgcctcgtcctccccAACTCCGTGCGGCTGTAGCGGCGGAGCttttccctcctcttctccgcggctcgtCATGCCcacgctcgtcgtcgcctgttAGATCCGCCATCCAGCCTTCGTCAAAGGGCTcagtctcctctgcttcttcttcctctgcgcgagTCCGTCGCGCCTGgtcttccgcttcgctctcgcaaACCGCGTCCGCCACATCATCTTCTgagtctccgcgtcgcgcgccgtctgTTTCGTCCGCAGAGTcattctcctcttcttcatctccgcactctcgtcttccgccgccttcgctttcccggcgagctgctgcagactccAAGGAGTGGGCGCCGAGCGAAAGCGTCTCTGGGGCCTCTGAGAGCGCCTCGCCaccgtcgtctctctctctctcctcggcgtcctctgcgtcacGTTCGCTGTCTGCGTTGCCCGCCACGACGGCCCTGCAGCTCGATGGCGGGCTGTCGAGCGAGCcgctttcgctctcttcctTTGTGAGCGAGGCGTTGTCTCgtgcgtcgctgtcggcggAATCCAGACACGGCAGTGCCTCGACTGGAAGGCAGGACGGAGGCCTCGACGAAGATGCAACTGCTCCGACGAGCCCTGATCAAACGCAGCGGATGCCCGCCTTGGCTGCCGATTCTTGGCGTGCGTCGATGTCGGGTAgtctcgctgcttctgcctcggcggcatGCCGCTCGGTCGCTCCTGCTTCCGCGGGCTCAGCGTcaccttctccgcgcctctggcTTCCTCCGGGAAGCGCAGCGGATGCGAGTGGGAGTCGAGCCGCGGCCACTGCGAAGGCGCTTTCCGTcacctcgcctgcgtctccgctcgcgtgGAGCCCAGCGGCGTCGATGCCCGCGGAGACTGCTCTGTCTCCGACTCAGCTGCCACCGCCCGCTTAA
- a CDS encoding Mpv17 / PMP22 family protein (encoded by transcript BESB_038470) codes for MLNSVSETLAVQLASHEISVALPSHSSLRRPWLPRRASTAFFFSASALFAEEQRLCLRGIKSPSAFGVCVQASAPVPLGARGEAGGRCARPRSCEPGRPRFSPRSAASPKAVQDSKRQSGSMSPGVWGLRTFSGQPAARIYRSSLRTRSVASRAAVGLQTHAGPLQLSPRGNAAWGTGGESLESRNLPVPGRQSSSGRCAPLKTRACSGAAAEASSTRGASTAPAFQTPSASAAKRALSPRVRRRSAASGLSSLPRPPGTSSAVSACPAAPFESRCSPRLSCLSASPSPACACPAEPAGDAAVKASALSALAFPRSHSAFQSLGAAKFGSSLPWELRTLSGLARSSPRSFQASSASLSCASRPSRLRRKPAALDSEALQAELGSAPRSSAGGEVGPLLSSDSAQDTSALRDARGKTACATLETEWRARQPRRTPPPPQWTRECGEEARRRLEEEEEKKRNTIWARVKRPIADRERMKKDMLLNAVAALIIYGISDASAQTLQQRLRELAEEPEEGEDKRSGDEAARLSGGGTLEDARGGVGTEARIEGDTAFSRKSEALMQRVSQTAEGEEHLLSEGKEKEGGNGQPSWKEWDWRRTVSLALEGFIINGFLLTAFYHKLEVMLHDAALSASPQPGGAHSSSSGVAAAGSLSPLSSQEPAFALSSASTSPVSSSASASPASGSAGSSSGSTGARSPPPPPEKPSLLRRVVACLALSSSFPATPLTPRQRNLMLWRQSAYKVLMGQIVFMPFAALTLLFLAPVLRAGLFFLFPPPAASGPAAAIASLPSRAPAPPGVGLHSDAPTTAVGAPVRGPGPAPGTETASRGGTEAGRPQGEEGEGLERQENWLRLACQEGLLCIRQSLREVYVASWYVWPLSDVINFRFIPLTFRPLWDTTLDLFWTVYLSAAAYPRGLELAARLASHKTQREEPRAEDEVRAKSQMETLVTLVRAVKIILFEAPR; via the exons ATGCTGAATTCCGTCAGCGAGACCTTGGCGGTTCAGCTCGCCTCTCATGAGATCAGTGTCGCCCTGCCCTCCCACAGCTCGCTTCGACGTCCGTGGCTTCCACGCCGAGCGTCAAcggccttcttcttcagcgcctcAGCTCTCTTCGCTGAGGAGCAacgcctctgtctgcgcggcATCAAGTCCCCGTCGGctttcggcgtctgcgttcaggcctccgcgccggttCCGCTGggcgcgaggggggaggcaggcggccgctgcgctcgtCCGCGGAGCTGTGAACCGGGGCGAccgcgcttctctcctcgctctgcagcgtctccgaAAGCAGTGCAGGATTCGAAGAGACAATCCGGAAGCATGTCGCCCGGCGTATGGGGCCTGCGGACCTTTTCAGGTCAGCCCGCTGCGCGCATCTACCGTAGTtcgctgcggacgcgctccgtcgcctcgcgcgccgcagtcggTCTACAGACACACGCGGGTCCTTTGCAGTTGTCTCCAAGGGGGAACGCAGCGTGGGGAACTGGAGGCGAGAGTCTGGAGTCGAGGAACCTGCCTGTTCCTGGCAGGCAGAGCTCCTCCGGTCGTTGCGCCCCGCTGAAAACGCGCGCCTgctctggcgccgctgcagaggcgtctTCCACGCGTGGCGCTTCGACTGCTCCTGCGTTTCAAACGCCGTCCGCTTCTGCCGCCAAACGCGCTCTATCGCCGCGGGTTCGGAGGcgttccgcggcgtctgggctctcttcgcttcctcgcccgcctggGACGTCGTCTGCCGTATCAGCCTGTCCTGCGGCTCCCTTTGAGTCACGCTGTTCGCCACGCctctcttgtctctctgcctcgccgtcgcccgcctgtGCGTGccccgcggagcccgcgggcgacgcagccgtcAAAGCCTCGGCGTTGtctgccctcgccttccctcGATCACACAGTGCATTTCAGTCCTTGGGAGCCGCGAAATTCGGCTCAAGTCTGCCTTGGGAGCTGCGCACTCTGTCAGGCCTCGCTCGTTCGTCCCCACGGTCCTTTCaggcttcctctgcgtcgctctcgtgtgcctcgcggccttcacgcctgcggcgcaagccggcggcgctcgactccgaggcgctgcaggcagagctgggcagcgcgccgcgcagttctgcgggaggcgaggTCGGTCCTTTGCTCAGCTCTGATTCTGCGCAGGACACGTCCGCCCtccgagacgcgcgaggcaagACGGCCTGCGCGACTCTCGAAACTGAGTGGCGAGcaaggcagccgcggaggactcctcctccgcctcagtGGACGCGAGAGTgtggagaagaggcgcggcggaggctggaagaggaagaggagaagaagcggaacACCATCTGGGCGCGCGTGAAGCGGCCGATTGCAGACCGGGAGCGGATGAAAAAAGACATGCTGCTCAACGCAGTCGCGGCGCTGATCATCTACGGCATtagcgacgcctccgcgcaaACGCtacagcagcggctgcgcgaacTCGCCGAGGAACCCGAAGAAGGGGAGGACAAGcggagcggcgacgaggccgcaaGGCTCTCCGGGGGAGGTACactggaggacgcgcgaggcggtgtGGGCACCGAGGCAAGGATCGAGGGCGACACGGCATTTTCGCGCAAGAGCGAGGCTCTGATGCAGAGAGTGTCGCAGACtgccgagggagaggaacACCTTCTTTCAGAGGgcaaggagaaggaaggcggCAACGGCCAGCCTTCGTGGAAAGAGTGGGACTGGCGCAGGACGGTGTCGCTTGCGCTGGAGGGTTTCATCATCAACG GTTTTTTGTTGACAGCCTTCTACCACAAGTTGGAGGTCATGCTGCACGACGCTGCTCTCtcggcttcgccgcagcctggcggcgcgcattcgtcgtcgtctggcgtcgcagccgcgggatccttgtctcctctgtccAGTCAGGAGCCTGCCTTCGCCTTATCCTCTGCCTCAACGTCGCCCGTCTCatcctctgcctcggcgtcgcccgcctcagGCTCGGCGGGTTCGTCCAGCGGGTCCACCGGGGCTAGGTCGCCTCCACCTCCGCCGGAAAAgccgtctctgcttcgccgcgtggtcgcctgtctcgcactttcgtcttccttccctgcgacgccgctcacgccgcgccagcggaaTCTCATGCTCTGGCGGCAGAGCGCCTACAAGGTGCTGATGGGTCAGATTGTCTTTATGCCTTTTGCAGCCCTCACGCTGTTGTTCCTGGCGCcggtcctccgcgccgggctgttcttcctcttcccgccgcccgcggcctcgggcCCCGCTGCGGCCATCGCCTCGctcccctcgcgcgcgcccgcgccgccgggggtTGGGCTCCATTCCGACGCCCCGacgaccgcggtcggcgcgccgGTCCGGGGTCCCGGGCCCGCGCCGGGGACAGAGACAGCCAGCCGGGGAGGGACAGAGGCCGGACGGccgcagggagaggagggagaggggctGGAACGCCAAGAGAACTggctgcggctcgcgtgcCAGGAGGGACTCCTGTGCATCCGACAGAGTCTCCGCGAGGTGTATGTCGCCAGTTGGTACGTCTGGCCTCTCTCAGACGTGATCAATTTCAG ATTCATTCCGCTGACCTTCCGACCGCTGTGGGACACGACGCTGGATCTCTTTTGGACGGTCTatctctccgcggcggcgtatCCTCGGGGCTtggagctcgcggcgcggctcgcctcccaCAAGACGCAGCGtgaggagccgcgcgcggaggacgaagtGCGCGCCAAGTCGCAGATGGAGACGCTTGTGACGCTCGTGCGCGCAGTGAAGATCATCCTCTTCGAGGCTCCGCGCTGA
- a CDS encoding hypothetical protein (encoded by transcript BESB_038480), producing the protein MQAADRERFVPRVGKWEGRVNRRAEAELRERLRSLNRGRGDSLVGSMSWRSSVSGASSAGRSAESLAVSLRRRDGEGSSAEDGELGSATELPLAPGGYADEEVDAAALAEAATDENTCAELAWKEMSTQGDFGHALVAAAAQSTRLNTELRELVGQFQAHVTEDRQTLLELDRRIAALSPVEDDDEEEAPIDVPAPKKAASRSVSLVASKRDMFEKKATTAVFTGQLRTKKVSSWLSKMRR; encoded by the exons ATGCAGGCCGCAGATCGCGAGCGGTTCGTGCCGCGTGTCGGCAAGTGGGAGGGTCGCGTGAATCGCAGGGCGGAAGCCGAGTTGCGCGAACGCCTCAGGAGTCTGaatcgcggccgcggagactctcTGGTCGGCTCCATGTCGTGGCGCTCGAGCGTCTCTggggcgtcgtcggcggggcgaagcgcagagagcctcgcggtcagcctccgcaggcgagacggcgagggctCGTCAGCTGAAGACGGCGAGCTGGGCAGCGCGACGGAGCTGCCCCTGGCGCCCGGCGGATACGCGGACGAGGAAgtcgacgcggccgcgcttgCAGAGGCCGCCACAGACGAAAACACATGCGCAGAGCTCGCCTGGAAGGAGATGTCGACCCAAGGCGACTTCGGGCACGCCCTcgttgccgctgcggctcag TCAACGCGGCTGAACACGGAGCTTAGGGAGCTCGTGGGGCAGTTCCAAGCACATGTCACGGAAGACCG GCAAACTCTACTGGAGCTCGACCGGCGCATAGCTGCGCTCTCGCCGgtggaagacgacgacgaggaggaagcgccgaTTGACGtgccggcgccgaagaaagcCGCCTCGAGGTCGGTCTCCTTGGTGGCGTCGAAGCGAGACATGTTTgaaaagaaggcgacgacagccGTTTTCACTGGGCAGCTGCGTACGAAGAAAGTCAGTTCGTGGCTCAGCAAAATGCGGAGGTGA
- a CDS encoding hypothetical protein (encoded by transcript BESB_038490) codes for MFLFIEPLRQAAIGNRSRRFEAVASAACRFPLKMKAIYCLFLLAAALGCDAEQQPLKSDPAWPSLRAVVHLRGPSEASDSRHDEANESYFEEGKSRDQAVDQDSHLEQQNTSSADQEARHFSALQVNQKATTSELQSGAVPQPEQCSCEFAGSCLPKGSCLAVAFTLVLATIVFIIVLAWLLQWIIAIPSEWILAKHLPKHRRPTAAGAQPAKGDETEARGLLADDEAAKRGNQSAPSDEEQEEMERARRAGPSGVPPPSPTESGRL; via the exons ATGTTTCTGTTCATCGAACCCCTGCGACAG GCCGCCATCGGGAACCGGTCGCGCAGGTTTGAGGcagtcgcctctgcagcttgtCGTTTCCCGCTCAAGATGAAGGCGATCTactgcctcttcctcctcgctgcag CTCTTggctgcgacgcagagcaACAACCTCTCAAATCAGATCCCGCGTggccgtcgctgcgcgccgttGTGCACCTCCGCGGGCCTTCTGAGGCGTCTGACTCCC GCCACGATGAAGCGAACGAAAGTTACTTCGAAGAGGGCAAATCGAGGGATCAGGCCGTCGATCAGGACTCGCACCTGGAACAGCAAAACACCAGCTCTGCTGACCAGGAAGCCCGTCACTTCTCCGCGCTCCAG GTCAACCAGAAAGCGACCACCTCAGAGCTTCAGTCTGGCGCCGTGCCGCAGCCTGAGCAGTGTTCGTGTGAATTTGCG GGCAGCTGCCTCCCCAAGGGGTCgtgcctcgcggtcgccttcACGCTCGTCCTCGCGACCATCGTCTTCATTATCGTCCTCGCTTGGCTCCTTCAGTGGATCATCGCCATTCCCTCCGA GTGGATTCTGGCGAAGCACCTGCCCAAGCACAGGAGGCCGACTGCAGCTGGAGCCCAGCCGGCGAAAGGAGACGAgaccgaggcgcgcggcctcctcgcggacgacgaggctgcCAAGCGCGGAAACCAATCCGCGCCATCGGACGAGGAGCAAGAGGAGATGGAGAGAGCTCGACGTGCAGGCCCTTCAGGCgtccctccgccgtctcctaCGGAGAGCGGGCGGCTGTGA
- a CDS encoding hypothetical protein (encoded by transcript BESB_038500): MQFSAETKLPDDSTQSGPQRLVSRRHFLSSLSPLVLPVFLLSLPFAAQCRLPPAVTPLTPKDLAWSPSSPFAAQLNSSRLSSRGPAPAARRTSAEGTRSSAEDTRSVSPRFTLLPLFSAPPPAFLVSPTRVASSRWVRPAHARAGLSCLHFVSAAPRFACLSLSASATRASGSPQAPLELSASRRVSARLESLTLAASAAGSAASFAASSSAPSADPPEKGWRVFPDWLLGEWALRALLYASPCATTPSRPRPSSAAFGGTCGAFPAASLAPSASRDSQSPAAEGRDVESGGAEGDVWEARVLKSAAVETIQRGEAPGRCSRAAALREADLRVLRALRASLELPRDLASAASVSAPGLDSSASSNLPLVSPVPRRARLTPAQLSAVARVVAYLRLRLLPAGRVDLLGPPASRLAPAEARGAAEDDPGGGQALRAAEEDRTRQETEGESDKRREQLQGPSPAADAERLGPGTGAPSASSEALRAVPLHWRFTPATRRLVVEIALLPCLLVLRMSWTTTWGQALSRTDLERAARACLCSLPRHAAAELQDAGDLLRSLDEGDKLQLAAALAGGLRGRGTLSVRSLVADEGSDVEEEELKAWKVQKPAAAPCDVSEDVPCRLSGAAKNGKDAKTDEREDASRLKRGLCLLNQLLMRPPSQRAPPRRSVASVAVGEVYVHLTKPTSGSATVRRRSVLLPKRGALRLRTGAERHAFLQDFRLLQHVQKRFFEAGFDVGGGCSDHGVRGSETLTPAPLKAAEKERQQDGVGEAASVEACPVEGERGAARSQREGLQAGQSRLNGGSPHGAQDATQRGSASNGRSPLHCDAAGEANNSQTQEGRAGSSASYDDASAMNDGPRGTIDVRALENVFQQREKYIRSLLHGCSRGGRVRQSADSRGRAIPVVGVAVNAKLVGWTLPLPSTTRAAPATPAAYGCGGTLTDEGKDESAETREDEKARAIAAARLHWRVCRRLGSGVWTLERVLYVRSSRLVNFIMKREQKGVAHSKPEQPFSLARAGIPGRGTAE, translated from the coding sequence ATGCAGTTTTCCGCGGAGACCAAACTTCCCGACGACAGCACACAGAGCGGTCCCCAGCGCCTCGTTTCTCGACGAcacttcctctcttctctctcccctctggTTCTTCCggtctttcttctttccctcCCCTTTGCCGCGCAGTGCAGACTGCCTCCCGCCGTCACGCCGCTCACTCCGAAGGACCTCGCGTGGAGCCCTAGCTCTCcgttcgccgcgcagctgaacTCATCGCGTCTCTCGTCTCGGGGGCCGGCACCTGCTGCGAGACGGACCTCTGCTGAAGGCACCCGGAGCTCTGCTGAAGACACCCggagcgtctcgccgcgcttcaCGTTGCTGccgcttttctctgcgccgccgccggcgtttctcgtctctcccacgcgcgtcgcctcgtcaCGTTGGGTGCGCCCAGCTCACGCCCGCGCTGGGCTGTCCTGTCTCcacttcgtctccgccgcgcctcggtTTGCCTGTCTGTCCCTTTCGGCCTCGGCGACCCGCGCGTCGGGGTCTCCTCAAGCCCCGCTGGagctctctgcttcgcgtcgagtctccgcgcgcctggagagcctgactctcgcggcctctgcggccggatccgccgcctccttcgccgcctcctcttccgcgccctCAGCTGATCCGCCTGAGAAGGGCTGGCGCGTCTTTCCTGACTGGCTGCTCGGCGAgtgggcgctgcgcgcgctgctgtaTGCGTCGCCTTGCGCGACGACTCCCTCGCGCCCGAGGCCTTCCAGCGCGGCGTTCGGGGGGACTTGCGGGGCGTTTCCTGCGGCTTCTCTCGCCCCGTCCGCCTCTCGGGATTCGCAGTCCCCAGCCGCAGAAGGGCGCGATGTGGAAAGCGGAGGAGCCGAAGGAGATGTCTGGGAGGCGAGGGTGCTGAAGTCCGCCGCCGTAGAGACGATCcagaggggcgaggcgcctgggcgttgctctcgcgccgccgcgcttcgcgagGCAGATCTGCGCGTTTTGAGGGCcttgcgcgcgtctctggagCTCCCTCGCGatctcgcgtctgcggcatcCGTCTCAGCGCCCGGCCTTGATTCGTCGGCTTCATCCAACCTTCCTCTCGTCTCGCCTGTCccccgtcgcgctcgcctgacGCCCGCGCAGCTTTCCGCTgtggcgcgcgtcgtcgcgtaTCTcaggctgcgcctcctgcccgCGGGTCGCGTCGATCTCTTGGGTCCGCCGGCGAgtcgcctggcgcctgcggaggcgcgcggcgccgcagaagacgatcCCGGTGGAGGACAGGCACTGAgggccgcagaagaagacagaactcggcaagagacagagggcgagTCTGATAAAaggcgcgagcagctgcagggcCCTTCTCcggccgccgacgcagaaCGCTTGGGGCCCGGGACTGgggcgccctctgcctccagcgaggccctccgcgcggTGCCACTGCACTGGCGCTTCACCcctgcgacgcggcgcctcgtcgtcgaaATCGCTCTCCTTCCCTGTCTCCTGGTCCTGCGGATGTCGTGGACGACGACGTGGGGCCAGGCGCTCTCGAGGACCGAcctcgagcgcgccgcccgcgcgtgcctctgcagcctcccccgtcacgccgccgcggagctgcagGACGCGGGAGACCTGCTCAGGAGCTTGGACGAGGGCGACAAactgcagctcgccgcggcgctcgcaggcggcctCCGTGGGCGCGGCACGTTGTCCGTCAGGAGTCTCGTCGccgacgaaggcagcgatgtcgaagaggaagagctGAAGGCGTGGAAGGTGCAGaagccagccgccgcgccctgcgacGTGAGCGAGGACGTGCCGTGTCGTTTGTCGGGTGCGGCAAAGAACGGCAAAGACGCGAAAAccgacgagcgcgaagacgctAGCAGACTCAAACGCGGGCTCTGTCTCCTCAACCAGCTCCTcatgcggccgccgtcgcaaCGCGcacctccgcgtcgctctgtcgcctccgtcgccgtgggcgaggtgtacgtacacctgacGAAGCCGacgagcggcagcgccaccgTGCGTAGGCGGTCTGTGTTGCTTccgaagcgcggcgcgctgcggctccgcaCCGGCGCTGAGCGCCACGCTTTTCTGCAGGACTTTCGGCTCCTCCAGCATGTTCAGAAAAGGTTTTTCGAGGCTGGGTTCGATGTCGGGGGTGGGTGTAGTGATCATGGGGTGCGGGGGAGCGAAACGCtcacgccggcgccgctgaaagctgcggagaaggaaaGGCAACAGGATGGAGTAGGCGAGGCAGCATCCGTAGAGGCATGTCCGGTtgaaggagagcgaggcgcggccagGTCGCAGAGGGAGGGCTTACAGGCAGGACAGTCGAGGCTGAATGGTGGCTCGCCGCACGGAGCGCAAGACGCAACTCAGAGAGGGTCCGCGTCAAACGGCCGCAGCCCCTTACACTGTGATGCAGCGGGTGAAGCCAACAACTCACAGACCCAAGAGGGGAgggcaggcagcagcgcgtcgtACGACGATGCGTCAGCGATGAACGACGGCCCTCGAGGGACGATTGATGTACGGGCGTTAGAGAATGTATTTCAACAGAGGGAAAAGTACATTCGGTCGCTCCTCCACGGCTGTagcagaggcggacgagTGCGGCAGTCTGCAGACTCACGCGGTCGCGCCATTCCCGTGGTTGGGGTCGCAGTAAACGCGAAACTCGTCGGATGGACGCTGCCCTTGCCTTCTACCACGCGAGCGGCTCCCGCCACTCCTGCGGCATACGGTTGCGGAGGAACGTTGACAGACGAAGGGAAAGATGAGTCTGCAGAAACgagagaggacgagaaggcgcgcgcaatcgctgcggcgcggctgcactGGAGAGTTTGCCGACGACTGGGAAGTGGTGTTTGGACACTCGAGCGAGTGTTGTACGTACGCTCGAGTAGACTTGTGAATTTCATTATGAAGAGGGAGCAAAAAGGTGTAGCCCACAGTAAGCCTGAACAACCCTTCAGTCTCGCGAGAGCAGGCATCCCAGGACGGGGCACTGCCGAGTAG